A DNA window from Drosophila sechellia strain sech25 chromosome X, ASM438219v1, whole genome shotgun sequence contains the following coding sequences:
- the LOC116802333 gene encoding uncharacterized protein LOC116802333, translating into MKTMSRFGLRRGFKFSEEQVNGKNPIGPATAPATVAAASNPRKKRQTRQEEDVDAEQEEVEPHEDQSEAEQEPLSLICSLPLERLPRLVEKLHQMTEEREREREKEREREREEAANLGGAAHSKVLCLYCDRKFASGKLQAKHVDKFHTERQERRCSGRSTSSNSHPAGGFPGCQWCGQQGNRRQATPPQICLPAKHLEQLFQHLSEQHADKYFGCQPCRLRFQDADHLLGHQRQQHSLHHPEDGHAPKPGLMGADEPVLFRLGLTQNRLPSHRNRNQRKEEEPPPLATPSSKSRSSSRAAAQRQQQNQHQQSQSHQQTAAAGNMALQESVNPDAVFRLPTSMAYVSSSASVANSVFDDKFYKDVISNVRHNLQNHLDGRLFTSSSTSTTSSTSSSASQKSDLIMLHGPSQLGPGGASYPTLLTADQFGGTGELLPLAKFRRRPHTKHSWKWKWDYVKKFTLINEGGRLVKKLKQPNYLGLRDLSKLDMWTQLTMRQKHDLSLSLTEEQNQEQRRLLDQLNLILDHRLLPHIILEQNEQAVIKCENEEEDEGLDSHPGDDLLPQTFADESFLSLLQLQPRGGSSEQERQRERDQREHSRNQKAVVLSGEWARPRLYLCICCGAKFDQRKSLEEHKTFRHSHIYATHYEVVGRELLAGNLLRHLFIPKRALGRFAAESNCIRWPQIAPAATVQQPKQEQVQPEEETRSSASSRSSYEVSTPTPLSALEQQQPSPASGSGNASSSSSCSPSSSSASTLLSTATRTSMSNSTCTSSAATTTLSSTSSAPSSCTKCGRKCSGLMDLYRHMLDCSGDYVWSLAKKRKYRYYCGTKKRRAFSKKPLKQLSARKKEKLEVEVEEGTGDGDGDAEVDGDGEAEGEESVSSSSKLKNSPRQRPSDAESIRKMLENLPAKRICKKIFPVDNKAKRKAKNKAKAKSMAKSLVKSKSKSKQQRSSTKRIYNQHLLRTTRSRSRSSVVATGSSAAAVAAQQQRSRRKQKQQQQKQQHKKQEQQQQQKAKLEKVKSPPEPPASVESDKMPAKVEAKAPAPTVTAKSRSPAEEKPSLRLELPQTLPEAAAPNASAHESEPASPTPSKQLMPTPPTTPAPATKSPPAAAAVAPPFCAANRQATPNSTVKRSKRISDCIAMLTGKLEEKLKTEQVPPPAPLQKEKEKLQQDRPAEKHDKTPKPVDHHSPAAAVVAEKERVQPKTPKRKAVSRRIIKVDTTPEAVAESIQVRKAPAVELPEVVAIPPALPPPALAPATLNAAPVPPALQPPIFASMPVAVPVVPAPVPPPPVATAAPLPVAGLVPLPVAAPAPPPVATALVHPPTRRTPTKAAAKQMGAPPPKPPASLAALKQYPPLEATLPVPTANPAPPVPVAVPLVPVPMPVPVPVAMPLGMQGMPVPVNVNMLPKLYMPQLQAPANSNPNPNPAPTAMFVMADHQPLNLTSQRGVLHKPLISGTTGDPGLVGLPHHRAGGMPARRQTICGFEARNLIGLDMEMEPLDLSKKSSRKPSPVPPPRMQQELPMPLVPLPLVTNANALAPQSQPGGAPLPTPVGGAPVSCQLPMPGVPGVPTPLASHYYSNLDLLKIPQVRNPGTGVVVPSSGPPAVSVSATVAAPVHPVKSSGGKKRSTEGTGNSKKEHGKGQAKACPRMDEVVNNHIDDAINSVIMAVQASFPDDDEEEQQAKKEKEREREREREREKEKLEETPPKSSNCIMPLQACGEVLSSAALDKSQTVNAIPAIVAPPVALVPVTPAPQTVPVKNLTPKKRSMRSRTIDCRSALLALEETLPAASLQQCIPLPVNGDAKEEMPSLPDPIPAPKPAVVEPQLPVQVQGPIMSLRDKKAETVMPATNSTTIPAATPVAESPESPDPVPVSLPLPETSVPAPVPVSVISVAPAVLPLPTRTATPPPTTMAETNCSSLMEEHSSNLNNNTSSGFHSLAQSEQPIPTAATPAEEAPPVKEDEELPAKKKQRRRRKNELAAIVADQLLESFKIDNARRDNLKKLENLAYEKSEDLLLTGMLLMPSTKRNAALGPSAAAAKLAKKEVVDTVAESPANPPVRGRPKRRQSCYYRRGKAGGVGGVGKATNENISLLKSSLESFSIGIEKQLLAKEAREAKEAQPAGGNNQAQLPVSSILRPSILSSAVAREQQLTRQQQSKLDKQEQLPPAATFSRDPRLNKNIHKEQAEHKAAPKDQSATPTTNENPEEDDNYLTEIAKNVNEKIMSATTNEDFEFAHDEFDGEGDPDQDQDQDQDKYYRPPTSMSVRSAPNLNDEHSNFGSMCDDNTNTEVMDMDLDDEMSVYTSYSQDLGRGGRGRRRRRRRSVLLTRRPKKRTQRSELDAEKFGCKLCGKSFFTATSLSKHNMTLAHVSKVSAQEYLQSQTAPSSPQDAHDLENKRERQAETLLQQQQEEQPAAAQQQMRASVLMVPTQMAHQERERERERELQRVQEQERMQLQREQEHRHQQQQLQQQQHQQQQEQVHHVITEASLRLHDNQHSPTAPTASRLNLNPDERLFYECCNILKSAETPRPHPGGGAGPATTSVIVTAGRKQPPPPPASPSPSRSSSLPPPASPSPSLPPPASPSLSLPPPASPSPSPSPPPPAEATAAAPVPAAAQPAANVCHQPVIQQLFRNPPAVTPTTTPTNHNRLSPSYSAVSQFSATTTSRFKTKAAMKGYENVNLQMDMLELAKSGRGVCKLTELADIALGSEKPGGEFLPHLPPAPVAPTVTSLPPANQQTPTPTPTPTGTPTVTPTGPMEQQQSSTSSKTIMHASIIKAAAGVASSATLPPASGRIIIPDRPFKNIGLEEKAPITFQKPKTCVNLLQEQDNNSVSTASYSDRDDYDFGTLSCDGDVDPEPEPEVRGGVVAAGRVTQPQAGGRAVSTSSSSSSSSSSADNSRTGCRSSSSSSSRATAKTFENKSLIMGRIFKHASSAKAAPVMAPSAALLPGPSVVPGMAKIKALPKNQANLDQIFDELRGGSAAGKSTEMEAPPTMVQEGWDRHHPQQQQQQQMQPHHHHHHQQQHHHQQQQQQHHQHHHHHHHHQVEPMAAPAAPAAPAAMPAPSALPPGRKPKNSTVNTAKKAANKSAPTKTKGKSKVEAVASASSSSNRKPRKDLSKLQSELGMSHEEIEQLIDEGQRKSKRRCATNRPKKLVETWSSDEYEEFLSTKDIIALIEQKEQQEQKRKRKTSEANTQPEPVAPPVASKKAQTPQATAGKRKNRASEKKPAPAEPEQPKPRARQRNQPPPPAPAHVPPVVQAPPAPAPEVLTPPARGKSKAAAKSKAPATKTTNNRKKRSNEKSRVQESREDEEEEEEQSEVEVEPPARTRSSRQQPKVKATEPEKEPIAPTPPPPALPSLPAAAPEAQRERNKVRQHGNQQQPPPPAPHPRSSSVATTTSTTNNNNNSSSSNKNLKAKRKSQTSRQSPARRKRPASEKQLYYWSSSSDDEFGRLDDETEAADGESRGAGAGSEQRDGERTELEPEEALPSPGKHFEENESYQKHGWIVGDSHKKLVKLLAIAKGSKKVDNCGVKRRTPKRKC; encoded by the exons ATGAAGACCATGTCGCGCTTCGGCCTGCGCCGTGGCTTCAAGTTCTCGGAGGAGCAGGTCAACGGCAAGAATCCAATTGGACCGGCAACGGCACCAGCCACGGTCGCTGCCGCATCCAATCCGCGCAAGAAACGGCAGACCCGGCAGGAGGAGGATGTGGACGCGGAACAGGAAGAGGTGGAACCGCACGAGGATCAGTCGGAGGCGGAACAGGAGCCGCTCTCGCTGATCTGCAGCCTGCCGCTGGAGCGTCTGCCCCGTTTGGTGGAGAAGCTGCATCAGATGACGGAGGAACGGGAACGAGAACGGGAGAAGGAGCGCGAGCGCGAGCGGGAAGAGGCCGCAAACCTGGGTGGAGCCGCGCACTCGAAGGTTCTGTGTCTGTACTGTGATAGGAAGTTCGCCTCCGGCAAGCTGCAGGCCAAGCATGTGGACAAGTTCCACACCGAGCGGCAGGAGAGACGCTGCAGCGGTCGTTCCACCAGCTCCAATTCCCATCCCGCCGGCGGCTTCCCCGGCTGCCAGTGGTGTGGCCAGCAGGGCAATCGCCGCCAGGCCACGCCCCCGCAGATCTGCCTGCCGGCCAAGCATCTGGAGCAACTGTTCCAGCACCTCAGCGAGCAGCATGCGGACAAGTATTTCGGCTGCCAGCCGTGTCGCCTGCGGTTCCAGGACGCGGATCACCTGTTGGGACACCAGCGCCAGCAGCATTCGCTCCATCATCCGGAGGATGGCCATGCCCCCAAGCCGGGCCTGATGGGCGCCGACGAGCCGGTGCTCTTTCGCCTTGGTCTTACCCAGAACCGTCTGCCCAGCCATCGGAATCGAAACCAGCGCAAGGAGGAGGAGCCGCCGCCCCTGGCCACGCCCAGCAGCAAATCCCGGAGCAGCAGTCGGGCGGCGGCGCAGCGACAGCAACAGAATCAGCATCAACAGTCGCAGTCGCATCAGCAGACCGCTGCAGCGGGTAACATGGCTCTGCAGGAGTCTGTCAATCCGGATGCAGTCTTCCGGCTGCCAACCAGCATGGCCTACGTCTCATCCTCCGCCTCCGTCGCCAACTCAGTGTTCGATGACAAGTTCTACAAGGATGTGATCTCTAATGTGCGGCACAACCTGCAGAATCACCTCGACGGACGGTTGTTCACCTCGTCTTCGACGTCCACAACGTCATCCACATCGTCGTCCGCATCCCAAAAGTCAGACCTCATTATGCTGCACGGACCCAGCCAGCTGGGACCTGGCGGCGCCTCCTATCCCACGCTGCTGACCGCGGATCAATTTGGTGGCACGGGGGAACTCCTACCGCTGGCCAAATTCCGCCGGAGACCGCACACGAAGCACAGCTGGAAGTGGAAATGGGACTACGTAAAGAAGTTCACTCTGATCAACGAGGGCGGTCGGCTGGTCAAGAAGCTGAAGCAGCCAAACTACCTGGGACTGCGCGATCTCTCCAAGTTGGACATGTGGACGCAGCTGACGATGCGTCAGAAGCACGATCTCTCGCTCTCATTGACGGAGGAGCAGAACCAGGAGCAGCGCCGCCTGCTGGATCAGCTAAATCTCATCCTGGACCACCGCCTGCTGCCGCACATCATTCTCGAGCAGAACGAGCAGGCGGTCATCAAGTGCGAgaacgaggaggaggacgagggCCTGGACTCGCATCCCGGTGACGATCTGCTGCCGCAAACGTTCGCCGACGAGAGTTTTCTCTCCCTGCTGCAGCTCCAGCCGAGAGGCGGCAGCAGCGAACAGGAACGACAGCGGGAGCGGGACCAGCGGGAGCATAGCAGGAACCAAAAGGCCGTCGTGCTCAGCGGCGAGTGGGCACGGCCGCGTCTCTATTTGTGCATCTGTTGCGGCGCCAAGTTCGACCAGCGCAAGTCGCTGGAGGAGCACAAGACCTTCCGCCACTCGCACATCTACGCCACGCACTACGAGGTCGTGGGACGCGAGCTGCTGGCCGGCAATCTGCTTCGCCACCTCTTCATCCCGAAACGGGCGCTGGGGCGATTTGCCGCCGAGAGCAACTGCATCCGATGGCCGCAGATTGCGCCGGCCGCCACAGTGCAGCAGCCCAAGCAGGAGCAGGTGCAACCGGAGGAGGAGACCAGATCGTCGGCCTCGTCGCGCTCATCATACGAGGTGTCCACACCCACTCCGCTATCGGCActggagcagcaacaaccatcACCGGCTTCGGGTTCGGGCAATGCGTCCTCATCGTCGTCCTGCTCGCCCAGCTCATCGTCCGCCTCCACGCTGCTGTCCACCGCCACCCGCACCTCGATGTCCAACTCCACCTGCACCTCCTCCGCTGCCACCACGACGCTGTCGTCCACCTCGTCCGCTCCTTCCAGCTGCACCAAGTGCGGTCGCAAGTGCAGCGGCCTCATGGATCTCTATCGCCACATGCTGGACTGCTCTGGCGACTATGTCTGGTCGCTGGCCAAGAAGCGCAAGTACCGCTACTACTGCGGCACCAAGAAGCGACGTGCCTTCTCCAAGAAGCCGCTCAAGCAGCTCTCCGCGCGCAAGAAGGAAAAGCTGGAGGTGGAAGTGGAGGAGGGAacgggcgatggcgatggcgatgccgAGGTAGATGGCGATGGCGAGGCGGAGGGCGAGGAGAGCGTGTCCAGTTCATCCAAGTTGAAGAACTCGCCACGCCAAAGGCCCAGCGATG CTGAATCCATTCGGAAAATGCTGGAGAACCTGCCCGCCAAGCGCATCTGCAAGAAGATCTTTCCCGTGGACAATAAGGCCAAGCGCAAGGCCAAGAACAAGGCGAAGGCCAAGTCCATGGCCAAGTCGCTGGTCAAGtcgaaatccaaatccaagcAGCAGCGCAGCAGCACCAAGAGAATCTACAATCAGCACCTGCTGCGCACCACCAGATCGCGTTCGCGTTCATCTGTGGTGGCCACCGGCTCCTCGGCCGCTGCTGTCGCCGCCCAGCAGCAGCGCAGTCGCCGCaaacagaagcagcaacaacaaaagcagcagcatAAAAAGcaggaacagcagcagcagcaaaaggcCAAGCTGGAGAAGGTCAAATCCCCACCAGAACCGCCGGCATCAGTCGAATCGGATAAAATGCCAGCCAAGGTGGAGGCCAAAGCGCCCGCACCGACAGTCACTGCCAAGTCACGATCTCCCGCTGAGGAAAAGCCATCCCTGCGTCTGGAGCTGCCTCAAACTCTTCCGGAGGCAGCCGCTCCAAACGCCTCCGCTCATGAATCAGAGCCCGCGTCGCCCACGCCTAGTAAGCAGCTAATGCCCACACCGCCCACTACCCCAGCGCCGGCCACCAAATCCCCGCCAGCTGCTGCAGCCGTGGCTCCACCCTTCTGCGCCGCCAATCGACAGGCGACGCCGAATTCGACTGTTAAGCGCAGCAAGAGGATTAGCGATTGCATAGCCATGCTCACCGGCAAACTGGAGGAGAAGCTCAAAACGGAGCAAGTGCCTCCGCCTGCGCCGCTGCAAAAGGAAAAGGAGAAACTCCAGCAGGATAGGCCGGCTGAGAAGCACGACAAGACACCGAAACCAGTGGACCACCACTCACCTGCTGCCGCTGTGGTCGCCGAAAAGGAGCGAGTGCAGCCAAAGACGCCCAAACGCAAGGCGGTGTCACGGCGCATAATCAAGGTGGATACCACACCAGAGGCCGTGGCGGAGTCGATCCAGGTGCGGAAAGCTCCAGCAGTGGAGCTGCCGGAAGTAGTTGCCATACCACCTGCACTTCCACCGCCTGCCCTTGCTCCAGCCACTCTGAATGCCGCTCCTGTTCCTCCAGCGCTGCAGCCTCCCATATTTGCCAGCATGCCAGTGGCAGTGCCAGTAGTGCCTGCGCCAGTTCCTCCACCACCAGTTGCGACAGCAGCTCCTCTGCCTGTCGCTGGACTTGTTCCTCTGCCCGTCGCTGCACCTGCTCCGCCGCCAGTTGCCACCGCTTTGGTTCATCCACCGACGAGACGAACGCCCACCAAGGCGGCGGCTAAACAGATGGGTGCCCCACCACCGAAGCCACCAGCTTCGTTGGCCGCCCTCAAACAGTATCCCCCACTGGAAGCGACGCTGCCAGTGCCGACTGCGAATCCAGCGCCGCCCGTTCCCGTCGCAGTTCCTCTCGTGCCTGTGCCCATGCCTGTGCCCGTGCCCGTGGCAATGCCTTTGGGCATGCAGGGAATGCCAGTGCCTGTGAATGTTAACATGCTGCCCAAGCTGTATATGCCCCAACTGCAAGCGCCAGCGAattccaatcccaatcccaatcccgcGCCCACAGCAATGTTCGTGATGGCGGATCATCAGCCCCTCAATCTGACCAGTCAGCGCGGAGTGCTCCACAAGCCATTGATATCCGGCACCACGGGTGACCCGGGACTCGTCGGACTGCCGCATCATCGTGCTGGCGGTATGCCCGCCAGGCGGCAGACGATCTGTGGCTTCGAGGCCCGGAATCTGATCGGCCTGGACATGGAAATGGAGCCGCTGGATCTGTCGAAGAAGTCGAGCAGGAAACCGTCACCGGTGCCGCCGCCAAGGATGCAGCAGGAGTTGCCAATGCCACTGGTGCCACTGCCCTTGGTGACGAATGCAAATGCGCTGGCGCCGCAATCGCAGCCAGGTGGTGCACCGCTTCCTACACCAGTTGGTGGTGCTCCAGTGAGCTGCCAGCTGCCCATGCCGGGAGTGCCAGGAGTGCCTACACCGCTGGCTTCGCACTATTACTCCAACCTGGATCTGCTCaagattccacaggtgcgcaATCCCGGCACTGGCGTGGTGGTGCCCTCCAGTGGTCCACCAGCAGTGTCGGTTTCCGCAACGGTTGCAGCGCCCGTTCATCCCGTGAAGAGTTCGGGTGGCAAGAAGCGCTCCACTGAGGGAACGGGCAACTCCAAAAAGGAACACGGAAAGGGACAGGCCAAGGCGTGTCCTCGCATGGATGAGGTGGTCAACAATCATATCGACGATGCCATCAACTCGGTCATCATGGCTGTCCAGGCGAGTTTTCCGGACGACgatgaggaggagcagcaggccaagaaggaaaaggaaagAGAGAGGGAACGCGAAAGGGAGAGGGAGAAGGAAAAGCTGGAGGAAACGCCTCCCAAGTCGAGCAACTGCATCATGCCGTTGCAAGCCTGCGGGGAAGTGCTCTCCTCCGCTGCCCTGGACAAATCCCAAACTGTCAATGCTATTCCAGCTATTGTTGCTCCTCCTGTTGCTCTGGTGCCAGTGACACCTGCTCCGCAGACTGTGCCTGTCAAGAATCTGACGCCCAAGAAGCGTTCCATGCGCTCGCGAACCATCGACTGTCGCTCCGCCCTGCTCGCCTTGGAGGAAACTCTGCCGGCGGCATCCTTGCAGCAGTGCATCCCGCTGCCGGTGAATGGCGATGCGAAGGAAGAGATGCCATCGCTGCCAGATCCAATCCCAGCTCCCAAGCCCGCTGTCGTCGAGCCCCAGCTTCCCGTTCAGGTTCAAGGTCCAATAATGAGTCTCAGGGATAAGAAGGCGGAAACTGTAATGCCGGCCACCAATTCAACGACCATTCCGGCAGCTACTCCGGTAGCGGAGTCTCCGGAATCGCCGGATCCTGTGCCCGTGAGCCTGCCGCTGCCGGAGACGTCTGTTCCGGCACCAGTGCCCGTGTCCGTCATCTCGGTGGCGCCCGCCGTGCTGCCACTACCAACACGTACAGCGActccaccgcccaccaccaTGGCCGAGACGAACTGCAGCTCCCTGATGGAGGAGCACAGCAGCAATCTGAACAACAACACGTCGTCGGGCTTCCACAGTCTCGCCCAATCGGAGCAGCCGATACCAACGGCAGCGACGCCAGCTGAGGAAGCGCCGCCCGTCAaggaggacgaggagctgCCCGCCAAAAAGAAGCAACGTCGTCGGCGAAAGAACGAACTGGCCGCCATTGTGGCCGATCAATTGCTGGAAAGCTTTAAGATCGACAATGCACGCAGGGATAACCTCAAGAAGCTGGAGAATCTGGCGTACGAGAAGAGCGAGGATTTGCTGCTCACCGGAATGCTGCTGATGCCCAGCACCAAGCGGAATGCAGCCCTAGGACCATCCGCGGCTGCCGCGAAGCTGGCGAAGAAGGAGGTGGTCGACACCGTGGCGGAGTCACCAGCCAATCCGCCCGTGCGCGGCAGGCCGAAGCGTCGCCAGAGTTGCTACTATCGAAGGGGAAAGgctggtggtgttggtggcgTTGGCAAGGCCACCAATGAGAATATCAGTCTGCTCAAATCCTCGCTAGAGTCCTTCTCCATTGGCATCGAGAAGCAGCTGCTGGCCAAGGAGGCCAGGGAGGCCAAGGAGGCGCAGCCGGCAGGCGGAAACAATCAGGCCCAGCTGCCCGTTAGTTCCATCCTGCGGCCCAGCATCCTGAGCAGCGCCGTCGCCAGGGAGCAACAACTGACGAGGCAGCAGCAGAGTAAGCTGGATAAACAGGAGCAGTTGCCACCGGCGGCCACCTTCAGTCGGGATCCGCGGCTCAACAAGAATATACACAAGGAGCAGGCGGAGCACAAGGCGGCGCCCAAGGACCAGTCAGCGACGCCGACAACAAACGAGAATCCCGAGGAGGATGACAACTACCTTACGGAGATTGCAAAGAACGTCAACGAGAAGATCATGTCGGCCACCACCAACGAGGACTTTGAGTTTGCCCACGACGAGTTCGATGGCGAAGGTGATCCCGACCAGGATCAGGATCAGGACCAGGACAAATACTATCGCCCGCCCACGTCGATGAGTGTGCGCAGTGCTCCGAATCTAAACGATGAGCACTCGAACTTTGGTTCCATGTGCGACGACAACACAAACACCGAGGTGATGGACATGGATCTGGACGATGAGATGAGCGTGTACACGAGCTACTCGCAGGATCTGGGACGTGGCGGACGCGGCCGCCGGAGAAGGAGGCGTAGAAGTGTCCTACTCACGCGGCGTCCCAAGAAACGGACGCAGCGCAGCGAACTGGATGCCGAGAAGTTCGGTTGCAAGCTGTGCGGCAAAAGCTTCTTCACCGCCACCTCGCTGTCCAAGCACAACATGACCCTGGCCCACGTGTCCAAGGTGTCCGCACAGGAGTACCTGCAGTCGCAGACGGCGCCGTCTAGTCCGCAGGATGCGCACGATCTGGAAAACAAGAGGGAACGCCAAGCGGAGAcgttgctgcagcagcagcaggaggagcagccggCGGCAGCTCAGCAGCAGATGCGAGCCTCGGTGCTCATGGTGCCCACTCAGATGGCCCATCAGGAGAGGGAGCGGGAGCGCGAGCGGGAGCTGCAGAGGGTCCAGGAGCAGGAGAGGATGCAGCTGCAAAGGGAGCAGGAGCATCGccatcagcaacaacagctgcagcagcagcagcatcagcagcagcaagagcaAGTGCATCATGTCATCACTGAGGCAAGTCTGCGACTGCACGACAACCAGCACAGTCCCACAGCTCCGACCGCCTCTCGTCTCAATCTCAATCCCGACGAGCGTCTCTTCTACGAGTGCTGCAATATACTGAAAAGCGCGGAGACGCCACGTCCGCATCCCGGCGGTGGCGCCGGTCCAGCCACCACATCGGTGATCGTGACGGCAGGCAGAAAGCAACCACCGCCGCCTCCagcatcgccatcgccatctcgCTCGTCCTCGCTGCCGCCACCGGCCtcaccatcgccatcgctTCCTCCGCCCGCATCTCCATCGCTTTCCCTGCCACCGCcggcatcgccatcgccatcaccCTCGCCGCCGCCACCCGCCGAGGCAACTGCTGCCGCGCCAgtccctgctgctgctcagcCAGCGGCTAACGTGTGCCACCAGCCGGTCATTCAGCAGCTGTTCCGGAACCCGCCAGCAGTCACCCCTACCACCACGCCCAC CAACCACAATCGGCTCTCGCCCAGCTACTCGGCTGTGTCGCAGTTTTCGGCCACCACGACGTCCCGCTTCAAGACGAAGGCCGCGATGAAGGGCTATGAGAACGTGAATCTGCAGATGGACATGCTGGAGCTGGCCAAGTCGGGTCGTGGCGTCTGCAAGCTAACGGAATTGGCGGACATTGCGCTGGGTAGTGAGAAGCCCGGTGGCGAATTTTTGCCCCATTTGCCGCCTGCACCGGTGGCTCCAACGGTGACATCACTGCCGCCAGCGAATCAACAGACGCCGACTCCAACACCCACGCCCACGGGCACGCCCACAGTGACGCCAACGGGGCCGATGGAGCAGCAACAGAGTTCCACATCCTCGAAGACCATCATGCATGCGTCCATTATCAAGGCGGCGGCGGGTGTGGCCAGCTCGGCCACGTTGCCACCGGCATCCGGTAGGATTATCATACCCGACCGGCCGTTCAAGAACATTGGACTGGAGGAGAAGGCGCCCATAACGTTCCAGAAGCCCAAGACGTGCGTGAATCTGCTGCAGGAGCAGGACAACAACAGCGTCTCGACGGCCAGCTACTCGGATCGAGATGACTACGACTTCGGAACCCTGAGCTGCGATGGCGATGTGGATCCGGAGCCAGAACCGGAGGTCAGAGGTGGAGTCGTAGCCGCCGGGCGAGTGACTCAACCGCAGGCAGGAGGACGTGCCGTTTCCACGTCCAGTTCATcatcctcctcatcctcgtcgGCGGATAACAGCCGAACGGGATGTCGgagtagcagcagcagttccAGTCGCGCCACGGCCAAAACTTTCGAGAACAAGTCACTGATCATGGGACGGATATTCAAGCATGCCAGCAGTGCCAAGGCGGCGCCAGTGATGGCTCCATCGGCGGCACTGCTTCCGGGTCCCAGTGTGGTGCCCGGGATGGCTAAGATTAAGGCGTTGCCCAAGAACCAAGCGAATCTGGACCAGATCTTCGATGAGCTGCGTGGCGGTAGCGCAGCGGGCAAGTCAACGGAAATGGAGGCTCCACCCACGATGGTGCAAGAGGGTTGGGATCGGCAtcatccgcagcagcagcaacagcagcagatgcagccacaccaccaccaccatcatcagcagcagcatcatcatcagcagcagcagcagcagcatcatcagcaccatcatcaccaccaccatcatcagGTGGAGCCCATGGCGGCGCCAGCAGCACCGGCAGCGCCGGCGGCCATGCCAGCACCCAGTGCATTACCACCGGGCAGGAAGCCGAAGAACTCCACGGTCAACACGGCCAAGAAGGCAGCCAACAAATCCGCACCGACCAAGACAAAGGGGAAATCCAAGGTGGAAGCCGTTGCCTCTGCTTCTTCCTCGTCCAATCGCAAGCCACGCAAGGATTTAAGCAAGCTGCAGTCCGAACTGGGCATGAGTCACGAAGAGATCGAGCAGCTGATCGACGAGGGACAGCGCAAGTCCAAGCGTCGCTGTGCCACCAATCGACCCAAGAAATTGGTGGAGACTTGGAGCTCCGATGAGTACGAGGAGTTCTTGTCCACCAAGGACATCATAGCCCTGATCGagcagaaggagcagcaggaacaGAAGCGCAAGCGCAAGACCAGCGAGGCGAACACCCAGCCGGAGCCAGTTGCTCCGCCAGTGGCCAGCAAGAAAGCCCAGACGCCACAGGCTACTGCAGGTAAACGAAAGAATCGCGCCAGCGAAAAGAAGCCAGCACCTGCCGAGCCGGAGCAACCAAAACCACGTGCCAGGCAACGAAACCAGCCACCGCCGCCAGCACCAGCACATGTGCCTCCTGTTGTCCAGGCACCGCCAGCGCCTGCGCCAGAAGTGCTAACTCCGCCTGCCAGGGGAAAGTCCAAAGCAGCGGCCAAGAGCAAAGCTCCAGCAACCAAGACGACAAACAATCGCAAAAAGCGATCCAATGAGAAGTCAAGGGTGCAGGAAAGTAGGGAGGatgaggaagaggaggaggagcagtcGGAGGTGGAAGTTGAGCCACCAGCCAGGACTCGCAGCTCCAGGCAGCAGCCCAAGGTGAAGGCCACTGAACCGGAGAAGGAACCAATAGCGCCAAcaccaccgccaccagcaCTACCATCACTGCCTGCAGCTGCACCGGAAGCGCAAAGGGAGAGGAACAAGGTGCGGCAGCACggcaatcagcagcagccaccgCCGCCGGCACCGCATCCGCGGAGCAGCTCCgtcgccaccaccaccagcaccaccaataacaacaacaacagcagcagcagcaataagAATCTGAAGGCCAAGCGAAAATCGCAGACCAGCCGCCAGTCGCCGGCGCGCAGAAAGCGGCCAGCCAGCGAGAAGCAGCTGTACTACTGGAGCAGCTCCAGCGACGATGAGTTCGGACGCCTGGACGACGAGACGGAGGCCGCCGACGGTGAATCCCGCGGCGCTGGAGCTGGCAGCGAACAGCGGGATGGCGAACGAACGGAACTGGAGCCGGAGGAGGCGTTACCGTCGCCGGGCAAACACTTCGAGGAGAACGAGTCGTACCAGAAGCACGGCTGGATCGTGGGCGATTCGCACAAGAAGCTCGTGAAGCTGCTGGCCATCGCCAAGGGCAGCAAGAAGGTGGACAACTGCGGTGTCAAGCGGCGCACGCCCAAGCGCAAGTGCTAG